One region of Neorhodopirellula lusitana genomic DNA includes:
- the aroF gene encoding 3-deoxy-7-phosphoheptulonate synthase translates to MILILKNGATDDQIDHVVTRVEAMGLKSHLSRGTFRTIVGLIGDESTLNQEVLNAIPGVSQVIPVLPPYKLASREAHPESSVIDVSGVKIGGGNLGMIAGPCSVEDRDRMFRIAESVCESGANIFRGGAYKPRTSPYAFQGLGEAGLKLLREVGDKFGIPVVTEITDPRNVELVAEYADMLQVGARNMQNFVLLTEVGKTQRPVLLKRGMSATIADLLMSAEYVLSQGNPDVVLCERGIKSFDPSTRNLFDVAAVPVVQGLTHLPIIVDPSHATGRPDLIPACSLAGLAAGADGVHIEVHDCPEEAKSDGPQALLPEQYKDIAHRMQLMADLLGKTISPRPGATSRSLNPPPTEALA, encoded by the coding sequence TTGATCCTGATCCTCAAAAATGGTGCGACCGACGACCAAATCGACCACGTCGTTACGCGTGTTGAGGCGATGGGGCTGAAATCGCACCTTAGCCGCGGCACGTTTCGCACGATTGTGGGTTTGATCGGCGACGAGTCGACCTTGAATCAAGAAGTGCTCAACGCGATTCCCGGCGTTAGCCAAGTGATTCCCGTCTTGCCGCCCTACAAATTGGCCTCCCGCGAAGCTCATCCCGAATCGAGCGTGATCGACGTTTCCGGGGTGAAAATCGGCGGTGGGAACCTCGGCATGATTGCGGGCCCTTGCAGCGTCGAAGACCGCGACCGGATGTTCCGGATCGCCGAAAGCGTTTGTGAGTCCGGTGCGAACATCTTCCGTGGCGGTGCCTACAAGCCTCGCACCAGTCCCTACGCCTTTCAGGGGCTCGGCGAAGCTGGATTAAAGCTCCTTCGCGAAGTCGGCGACAAGTTTGGCATTCCCGTCGTGACCGAGATCACCGACCCGCGAAACGTGGAATTGGTCGCTGAATACGCGGACATGTTGCAGGTTGGTGCCCGCAATATGCAGAACTTCGTGCTGTTGACTGAGGTTGGCAAGACGCAGCGTCCGGTGCTGTTGAAACGCGGCATGAGTGCGACGATTGCGGACTTGCTGATGAGCGCCGAGTACGTTCTTTCGCAAGGCAATCCCGACGTGGTGTTGTGCGAGCGAGGGATCAAGAGTTTCGATCCTTCGACGCGAAACCTGTTTGATGTCGCGGCGGTACCTGTGGTCCAGGGCCTAACTCACCTTCCAATCATTGTGGACCCTTCCCACGCGACGGGTCGTCCCGATCTAATTCCCGCATGTTCGCTGGCCGGTTTGGCTGCGGGCGCGGATGGCGTTCACATCGAAGTTCATGATTGCCCCGAAGAAGCGAAGAGCGACGGGCCACAAGCATTGCTTCCAGAACAATACAAAGACATCGCTCATCGGATGCAATTGATGGCTGACCTTCTCGGTAAGACCATCTCACCGCGTCCGGGAGCAACTTCCCGTTCACTAAATCCACCCCCGACCGAGGCCCTAGCGTGA